In a single window of the Nilaparvata lugens isolate BPH chromosome 1, ASM1435652v1, whole genome shotgun sequence genome:
- the LOC111047507 gene encoding gamma-aminobutyric acid receptor-associated protein: MKFQYKEEQPFEKRKSEGEKVRRKYPDRVPVIVEKAPKARIGDLDKKKYLVPSDLTVGQFYFLIRKRVHLRPEDALFFFVNNVIPPTSATMGSLYQEHHEEDFFLYIAYSDENVYGNNF, encoded by the exons atgaaaTTCCAATATAAAGAAGAGCAGCCTTTTGAAAAGAGGAAAAGTGAAGGCGAGAAAGTCAGACGAAAGTACCCTGACAGAGTTCCC GTGATTGTTGAAAAAGCTCCAAAAGCAAGAATCGGTGATCTCGATAAGAAGAAGTACTTGGTGCCATCTGATCTGACCGTCGGCCAATTCTATTTCCTCATCAGGAAGCGTGTTCACCTCCGACCTGAAGATGCTCTGTTTTTCTTCGTCAACAATGTTATTCCCCCAACAAGCGCAACTATGGGATCTCTCTACCAG gaaCACCATGAAGAGGATTTCTTCTTGTACATAGCATACAGTGATGAGAATGTCTATGGAAATAACTTCTAA